GCTTATACGCAGGCGCGCGCGCTGATCCAAAAAGGCATGATCGGCAAACCCGTCATGGCGCAAACCGGATATTTCCGTTTTGGCGATTGGGGCCAGCGCGGAATGCCCATCGACGATCCCAACGCCAAGCCCGGTCCCGATTTGGATTGGGAGCGTTTTCAAGGGGATTGTCCTCGCAATGAGTTCAACGTCAGCCGTTATTTTCGCTGGCGCATGTATTACGACACCTCGGGAGGACCGATTACGGACAATTACGTTCATTTCTACAATCCGCTGGCTTATACGCTCGATCTCGGCTATCCGGCGAAGGTGGCGGGTTTGGGCGGCATCTATCGTTACACGATCGATCAGGCGCCGGATCCCGTTTACAAGGAAGAGCGCGACGTGCCCGATACGTGCAACCTGGTTATCGAGTATCCCGGCCAATTCATCGTTACCTGCGGGGGGACGGAGGCCAACGCCTACACGACTTACGGCAGCAACGAAACTCCCGCCATTCTCGGCTGGGAGGGAACACTGTTGATCGGCGATAAGGACGTTGTCGTTCTTAAACCGGATACGATGGAGGAAATCTACCGCGAGCCGATTCAAACCGGCCTGGATCAAACGAAATTCTGGTCCGATTTTCTCGATGGCTGCCGCACCCGTCAGCAACCGCTCTCCAACGCTGCGCTCAGCGCTCCCGTGAATACCACCATGCAGATGGGAGTGTTGGCCATACGCGGCGAGCGCGTCGTTCGTTACGATCATGAGCATGGGCGAGTGATGGCGTAGGAATAATCATTAGGAAATCAACAAAAAGGGCGCGGTAAAGCGCCCTTTTTTCGTCAAATCTTCAATCAATATTATGCCGCAAAAGCGTTCTCGATATCGCGGCAGAGATTGTATACCCAACTCAACGTTTCCGTCATGCGGCGGATTTTTTGCAGGCCGCTTTCGCCCAGAACCTCGCGTTCGACGACGATGGCGTCGCGATAGCCGCTCTCGAAAAGGGTCTTCAAGAGCAGCGGGAAATTGACCATGCCTTGGCCGGGGTGCACTTCTTCGCCGTTCCATTGTTGCATGGATGGATGGCAGTTCGTGGGAATGGCGTCTTTCAGATGCACGCCGCCGATTTCCAGACCGGCGTCCAGCAGTTTCTTCAAGAAGGTGATCGGCTCCCATTCGCCGTGATAGAGCACGATGTTGGCCAGGTCCAGATTGACGCGGAAGATTCCAGGGCGGTTGACCTTTTTCATGAAGGCGTATAGCGCATCGAATTTTTCCGGCCCGGTTTCGACGTCGTAATGCCCGCCCCATTGCGCCGCCAGATCGCAGGCTTCCTGCACCGTCTCCACCATAGGGCCGAAAAATTCGTTCTTTTCGTCGACATGGCCTAGATGCGCGTTGAAATCGTTGACGCCCAGCTGTTCATGGCCGTATTCCATATACCGCTTGGTGAGCGCCAGGCGGGCTTTGCGCTTCTCGTGGTTGGGAACGCCGAAGCCGACGGTTTCCAATACGCGCTGCGGGCTGTCGTATTGATCCCCATCCGGCCCCGAATAGCCGATGAC
The nucleotide sequence above comes from Candidatus Omnitrophota bacterium. Encoded proteins:
- a CDS encoding TIM barrel protein; the encoded protein is GVECFQLHVPEEKDLTPAWAQRVKELLAPRNIKIARFVIGYSGPDGDQYDSPQRVLETVGFGVPNHEKRKARLALTKRYMEYGHEQLGVNDFNAHLGHVDEKNEFFGPMVETVQEACDLAAQWGGHYDVETGPEKFDALYAFMKKVNRPGIFRVNLDLANIVLYHGEWEPITFLKKLLDAGLEIGGVHLKDAIPTNCHPSMQQWNGEEVHPGQGMVNFPLLLKTLFESGYRDAIVVEREVLGESGLQKIRRMTETLSWVYNLCRDIENAFAA
- a CDS encoding Gfo/Idh/MocA family oxidoreductase, whose product is MNDSTHSDKSMNRRQFHKRAAVSTIALGIAAPSVKRALGANDRINIGVIGCGSRAGAHIGTLLKLKEQGTPLEITAVCDTYRPRFDKAAERTKASFRTMRHEELLAREDIDVVLVATPEHWHGYQTIDALRAGKDVYVEKPLTHWRQLGLAEKVARVSQETGRLVQVGCQRLSSSAYTQARALIQKGMIGKPVMAQTGYFRFGDWGQRGMPIDDPNAKPGPDLDWERFQGDCPRNEFNVSRYFRWRMYYDTSGGPITDNYVHFYNPLAYTLDLGYPAKVAGLGGIYRYTIDQAPDPVYKEERDVPDTCNLVIEYPGQFIVTCGGTEANAYTTYGSNETPAILGWEGTLLIGDKDVVVLKPDTMEEIYREPIQTGLDQTKFWSDFLDGCRTRQQPLSNAALSAPVNTTMQMGVLAIRGERVVRYDHEHGRVMA